DNA sequence from the Bradyrhizobium sp. CIAT3101 genome:
CAGCGCATCGACGAAGGCAGTGCCTACTTGCGCGCCGACCGTCTCGCCCTTCAGATCGTCCTGCGTGGCATAAGCCTTGGTGTCGGTCTTCGGCACCACCAAGCCTTCGCCATAGGTATAGATCGGGTCGGAGAAATCGACGACCTCCTTGCGCGGCGCCGTGATGAACATCGCAGCAGCGATGATGTCGATCTTGCTCGAGGTCAGCGACGGGATCAGTGCCGAGAACTGCATCGGCTCGATCTGCACGTTGAAGCCGGCATCCTTGCCGATTTCGGTGACGAGATCGACCATGATGCCCTGAATGCTGTTGGTCTTGGTGTCGAGGAAGGTGAAGGGGATGCCGGTCGGCGTCGAGCCGACCTTCAGCACCTGCTGCGCCGATGCCGGCGTCACCGCTGCAATCGCGAGTGCCGCGACCGCGGCCAGACCAAAACGCTTCATCGCATCCCCCTTTAGGTCCGGCCGGTGGCGGCGCTCGCATGTCGTGATCGCAGACGTTGCGGACCGAGCCGTTTCGGCCTATTTTCACCAATATGAAAATTTGGTCACACTTTCGCGGATGACGCAAGCGGTTTTCATGCACATGAAGGAAGCGGTTTGACGTGAGCGGTGGCAAAAGAATGCGCAAACCGGCCGCCGCAAAGCCGGCCAGGAAGGTCAAGAAGGCTATCGCGAA
Encoded proteins:
- a CDS encoding ABC transporter substrate-binding protein is translated as MKRFGLAAVAALAIAAVTPASAQQVLKVGSTPTGIPFTFLDTKTNSIQGIMVDLVTEIGKDAGFNVQIEPMQFSALIPSLTSSKIDIIAAAMFITAPRKEVVDFSDPIYTYGEGLVVPKTDTKAYATQDDLKGETVGAQVGTAFVDALKKTGLFADVKAYDTIPDILRDVNTGRLKAGYADYPILAYNIKQGGFPEVRLVDGYKPVTVGSVGIGVRKGEAALLGKINASLAKLKANGTIDKILDKWGLKAQG